The following are encoded in a window of Oncorhynchus masou masou isolate Uvic2021 chromosome 17, UVic_Omas_1.1, whole genome shotgun sequence genomic DNA:
- the LOC135558578 gene encoding polypyrimidine tract-binding protein 2-like isoform X2 — protein MESIASDVAVGMKRGSDDLSLYSTSPNSVTANGNDSSKKLRVEDRMESPPSRVLHIRKLPSEVSETEVIALGLPFGKVTNILMLKGKNQAFLELGTEEAAVTMVNYYTAVMPQVRNVPVVIQFSNHKELKTDSTLNQRAQAVLQAVSAVQDGGSPNSDNSTLDSVLAHAPSPVLRIIIDNMFYPVTLDVLQQIFSKFGTVMKIITFTKNNQFQALLQFSEPVNAQQARLSLDGQNIYNSCCTLRIDFSKLVNLNVKYNNDKSRDYTRPELPAGDGQPALDPAMAAAYNKDSSLLGTPSGMGAHYSNGGGFQSSLSLSQGGGAINPMSAAAAAAAAAGRMVLSGHSGCSGVLLVSNLNEEMVTPQSLFTLFGVYGDAQRVKILYNKKDSALIQMSDGNQAQLATSHLNGQKMHGKIIRVTLSKHQAVQLPREGLDDQGLTKDFTNSPLHRFKKPGSKNFQNIFPPSATLHLSNVPEDVTEEDLRLLFSNAGGIVKAFKFFQGHKMALLQMSTVEEAIQALMDLHNYDMGSNHHLKVSFSKSTI, from the exons ATGGAAAG CATTGCCAGTGATGTTGCAGTTGGCATGAAG AGAGGCTCAGATGATTTGAGTCTCTACAGCACCAGCCCTAACTCTGTGACTG CTAACGGCAATGACAGCAGTAAAAAACTGAGAGtggaggacaggatggagagtCCCCCTTCCCGTGTGCTCCACATCAGGAAGTTGCCCAGCGAGGTGTCAGAGACAGAGGTCATCGCTCTGGGCCTACCGTTCGGCAAGGTCACCAACATCCTCATGCTGAAAGGAAAAAATCAG GCGTTCCTGGAGTTGGGTACGGAGGAGGCGGCTGTTACCATGGTGAATTACTACACGGCGGTGATGCCTCAGGTCCGCAACGTCCCCGTGGTCATCCAGTTCTCTAACCACAAGGAGCTGAAGACAGACAGCACTCTCAACCAG CGTGCACAGGCTGTCCTCCAGGCCGTGTCGGCAGTGCAGGATGGTGGCTCTCCCAACTCTGACAACAGTACGCTGGACAGTGTTCTAGCCCATGCCCCCAGCCCTGTGCTCAGGATAATCATCGACAACATGTTCTACCCCGTCACTCTGGACGTTCTAcagcagatcttctccaagtttGGAACAGTTATGAAGATCATCACGTTCACCAAGAACAACCAGTTCCAGGCCCTGCTCCAGTTCAGCGAACCAGTCAACGCCCAGCAAGCCAGACTG TCCCTGGACGGCCAGAACATCTACAATTCCTGCTGTACGCTGCGGATCGACTTCTCCAAGCTGGTCAACCTGAACGTCAAGTACAACAATGACAAGAGCCGGGACTACACCCGGCCCGAGCTCCCTGCCGGTGACGGCCAGCCTGCACTAGACCCTGCCATGGCCGCCGCCTATAACAAGGACTCCTCCCTGCTCG GTACCCCCTCTGGAATGGGAGCGCACTACTCTAATGGTGGAGGGTTtcagtcttctctctccctctcgcaggGCGGAG GAGCCATCAATCCAATGAGTGCTGCGGCGGCAGCGGCGGCGGCTGCAGGGAGGATGGTGCTCTCCGGACACTCTGGCTGCAGCGGCGTGCTCCTGGTCAGCAACCTGAACGAGGAG ATGGTTACGCCCCAAAGTCTGTTTACCCTCTTCG GGGTGTACGGTGATGCTCAGCGCGTGAAGATCCTCTACAATAAGAAGGACAGTGCTCTTATCCAGATGTCAGACGGGAACCAGGCCCAGCTCG CGACGAGCCACCTGAATGGCCAGAAGATGCACGGGAAGATCATCCGTGTGACGCTTTCCAAGCACCAGGCAGTGCAGCTGCCCAGGGAAGGGCTGGATGACCAGGGCCTAACCAAGGACTTCACCAACTCCCCCCTGCACCGGTTCAAGAAGCCCGGCTCCAAGAACTTTCAGAACATCTTCCCTCCTTCCGCCACGCTCCACCTCTCCAACGTCCC GGAGGATGTGACAGAGGAGGATCTGCGACTGCTGTTCTCTAATGCTGGTGGCATTGTGAAGGCCTTCAAGTTTTTCCA AGGCCACAAAATGGCGCTACTCCAGATGTCCACGGTGGAGGAGGCCATCCAGGCCTTAATGGACCTCCACAACTACGACATGGGCAGCAACCACCACCTGAAGGTCTCCTTCTCCAAGTCAACCATCTAG
- the LOC135558578 gene encoding polypyrimidine tract-binding protein 2-like isoform X3 → MESIASDVAVGMKRGSDDLSLYSTSPNSVTANGNDSSKKLRVEDRMESPPSRVLHIRKLPSEVSETEVIALGLPFGKVTNILMLKGKNQAFLELGTEEAAVTMVNYYTAVMPQVRNVPVVIQFSNHKELKTDSTLNQRAQAVLQAVSAVQDGGSPNSDNSTLDSVLAHAPSPVLRIIIDNMFYPVTLDVLQQIFSKFGTVMKIITFTKNNQFQALLQFSEPVNAQQARLSLDGQNIYNSCCTLRIDFSKLVNLNVKYNNDKSRDYTRPELPAGDGQPALDPAMAAAYNKDSSLLGAINPMSAAAAAAAAAGRMVLSGHSGCSGVLLVSNLNEEMVTPQSLFTLFGVYGDAQRVKILYNKKDSALIQMSDGNQAQLATSHLNGQKMHGKIIRVTLSKHQAVQLPREGLDDQGLTKDFTNSPLHRFKKPGSKNFQNIFPPSATLHLSNVPEDVTEEDLRLLFSNAGGIVKAFKFFQGHKMALLQMSTVEEAIQALMDLHNYDMGSNHHLKVSFSKSTI, encoded by the exons ATGGAAAG CATTGCCAGTGATGTTGCAGTTGGCATGAAG AGAGGCTCAGATGATTTGAGTCTCTACAGCACCAGCCCTAACTCTGTGACTG CTAACGGCAATGACAGCAGTAAAAAACTGAGAGtggaggacaggatggagagtCCCCCTTCCCGTGTGCTCCACATCAGGAAGTTGCCCAGCGAGGTGTCAGAGACAGAGGTCATCGCTCTGGGCCTACCGTTCGGCAAGGTCACCAACATCCTCATGCTGAAAGGAAAAAATCAG GCGTTCCTGGAGTTGGGTACGGAGGAGGCGGCTGTTACCATGGTGAATTACTACACGGCGGTGATGCCTCAGGTCCGCAACGTCCCCGTGGTCATCCAGTTCTCTAACCACAAGGAGCTGAAGACAGACAGCACTCTCAACCAG CGTGCACAGGCTGTCCTCCAGGCCGTGTCGGCAGTGCAGGATGGTGGCTCTCCCAACTCTGACAACAGTACGCTGGACAGTGTTCTAGCCCATGCCCCCAGCCCTGTGCTCAGGATAATCATCGACAACATGTTCTACCCCGTCACTCTGGACGTTCTAcagcagatcttctccaagtttGGAACAGTTATGAAGATCATCACGTTCACCAAGAACAACCAGTTCCAGGCCCTGCTCCAGTTCAGCGAACCAGTCAACGCCCAGCAAGCCAGACTG TCCCTGGACGGCCAGAACATCTACAATTCCTGCTGTACGCTGCGGATCGACTTCTCCAAGCTGGTCAACCTGAACGTCAAGTACAACAATGACAAGAGCCGGGACTACACCCGGCCCGAGCTCCCTGCCGGTGACGGCCAGCCTGCACTAGACCCTGCCATGGCCGCCGCCTATAACAAGGACTCCTCCCTGCTCG GAGCCATCAATCCAATGAGTGCTGCGGCGGCAGCGGCGGCGGCTGCAGGGAGGATGGTGCTCTCCGGACACTCTGGCTGCAGCGGCGTGCTCCTGGTCAGCAACCTGAACGAGGAG ATGGTTACGCCCCAAAGTCTGTTTACCCTCTTCG GGGTGTACGGTGATGCTCAGCGCGTGAAGATCCTCTACAATAAGAAGGACAGTGCTCTTATCCAGATGTCAGACGGGAACCAGGCCCAGCTCG CGACGAGCCACCTGAATGGCCAGAAGATGCACGGGAAGATCATCCGTGTGACGCTTTCCAAGCACCAGGCAGTGCAGCTGCCCAGGGAAGGGCTGGATGACCAGGGCCTAACCAAGGACTTCACCAACTCCCCCCTGCACCGGTTCAAGAAGCCCGGCTCCAAGAACTTTCAGAACATCTTCCCTCCTTCCGCCACGCTCCACCTCTCCAACGTCCC GGAGGATGTGACAGAGGAGGATCTGCGACTGCTGTTCTCTAATGCTGGTGGCATTGTGAAGGCCTTCAAGTTTTTCCA AGGCCACAAAATGGCGCTACTCCAGATGTCCACGGTGGAGGAGGCCATCCAGGCCTTAATGGACCTCCACAACTACGACATGGGCAGCAACCACCACCTGAAGGTCTCCTTCTCCAAGTCAACCATCTAG
- the LOC135558578 gene encoding polypyrimidine tract-binding protein 2-like isoform X1 yields the protein MESIASDVAVGMKRGSDDLSLYSTSPNSVTANGNDSSKKLRVEDRMESPPSRVLHIRKLPSEVSETEVIALGLPFGKVTNILMLKGKNQAFLELGTEEAAVTMVNYYTAVMPQVRNVPVVIQFSNHKELKTDSTLNQRAQAVLQAVSAVQDGGSPNSDNSTLDSVLAHAPSPVLRIIIDNMFYPVTLDVLQQIFSKFGTVMKIITFTKNNQFQALLQFSEPVNAQQARLSLDGQNIYNSCCTLRIDFSKLVNLNVKYNNDKSRDYTRPELPAGDGQPALDPAMAAAYNKDSSLLGTPSGMGAHYSNGGGFQSSLSLSQGGGAINPMSAAAAAAAAAGRMVLSGHSGCSGVLLVSNLNEEMVTPQSLFTLFGVYGDAQRVKILYNKKDSALIQMSDGNQAQLATSHLNGQKMHGKIIRVTLSKHQAVQLPREGLDDQGLTKDFTNSPLHRFKKPGSKNFQNIFPPSATLHLSNVPFGLDREDVTEEDLRLLFSNAGGIVKAFKFFQGHKMALLQMSTVEEAIQALMDLHNYDMGSNHHLKVSFSKSTI from the exons ATGGAAAG CATTGCCAGTGATGTTGCAGTTGGCATGAAG AGAGGCTCAGATGATTTGAGTCTCTACAGCACCAGCCCTAACTCTGTGACTG CTAACGGCAATGACAGCAGTAAAAAACTGAGAGtggaggacaggatggagagtCCCCCTTCCCGTGTGCTCCACATCAGGAAGTTGCCCAGCGAGGTGTCAGAGACAGAGGTCATCGCTCTGGGCCTACCGTTCGGCAAGGTCACCAACATCCTCATGCTGAAAGGAAAAAATCAG GCGTTCCTGGAGTTGGGTACGGAGGAGGCGGCTGTTACCATGGTGAATTACTACACGGCGGTGATGCCTCAGGTCCGCAACGTCCCCGTGGTCATCCAGTTCTCTAACCACAAGGAGCTGAAGACAGACAGCACTCTCAACCAG CGTGCACAGGCTGTCCTCCAGGCCGTGTCGGCAGTGCAGGATGGTGGCTCTCCCAACTCTGACAACAGTACGCTGGACAGTGTTCTAGCCCATGCCCCCAGCCCTGTGCTCAGGATAATCATCGACAACATGTTCTACCCCGTCACTCTGGACGTTCTAcagcagatcttctccaagtttGGAACAGTTATGAAGATCATCACGTTCACCAAGAACAACCAGTTCCAGGCCCTGCTCCAGTTCAGCGAACCAGTCAACGCCCAGCAAGCCAGACTG TCCCTGGACGGCCAGAACATCTACAATTCCTGCTGTACGCTGCGGATCGACTTCTCCAAGCTGGTCAACCTGAACGTCAAGTACAACAATGACAAGAGCCGGGACTACACCCGGCCCGAGCTCCCTGCCGGTGACGGCCAGCCTGCACTAGACCCTGCCATGGCCGCCGCCTATAACAAGGACTCCTCCCTGCTCG GTACCCCCTCTGGAATGGGAGCGCACTACTCTAATGGTGGAGGGTTtcagtcttctctctccctctcgcaggGCGGAG GAGCCATCAATCCAATGAGTGCTGCGGCGGCAGCGGCGGCGGCTGCAGGGAGGATGGTGCTCTCCGGACACTCTGGCTGCAGCGGCGTGCTCCTGGTCAGCAACCTGAACGAGGAG ATGGTTACGCCCCAAAGTCTGTTTACCCTCTTCG GGGTGTACGGTGATGCTCAGCGCGTGAAGATCCTCTACAATAAGAAGGACAGTGCTCTTATCCAGATGTCAGACGGGAACCAGGCCCAGCTCG CGACGAGCCACCTGAATGGCCAGAAGATGCACGGGAAGATCATCCGTGTGACGCTTTCCAAGCACCAGGCAGTGCAGCTGCCCAGGGAAGGGCTGGATGACCAGGGCCTAACCAAGGACTTCACCAACTCCCCCCTGCACCGGTTCAAGAAGCCCGGCTCCAAGAACTTTCAGAACATCTTCCCTCCTTCCGCCACGCTCCACCTCTCCAACGTCCC TTTCGGACTTGACAGGGAGGATGTGACAGAGGAGGATCTGCGACTGCTGTTCTCTAATGCTGGTGGCATTGTGAAGGCCTTCAAGTTTTTCCA AGGCCACAAAATGGCGCTACTCCAGATGTCCACGGTGGAGGAGGCCATCCAGGCCTTAATGGACCTCCACAACTACGACATGGGCAGCAACCACCACCTGAAGGTCTCCTTCTCCAAGTCAACCATCTAG